AATACAAATCGATGGAGAAATTCTTCGACTTTCAGGCAACAGAACGGCCGCGAACTGAGACAACGTTGAAGCTCGTTGTCACTTCGAGCTGGCGTCGAATTCCAGCCTCCATCACCATGCTGCTGCTTTGCATAAGTCAAATGGTCGGTGGCTATGCCATGAACGCCTACACCAAACAATTCCTCAATAACGTCAACCCAGAGATCTCCAAGATAATAGTAGCATGTCTCGACTTAATCTCAGTCGGCCTGTGTGTTTTTCTGATCGAGAAAATCGGTCGGAAACCCCTGCTGATGTTCTCCATCGGTGGATCCAGCATCTGCTGTCTCATTCTAGCCATCGACGCTATTCTCTACCAGGCGAATAACAATCATCTGCTTTATTCTAGTGAGAAACTTGTCACTCTGAGTATCATCATCATTTACTACGCCTCGTACTCGCTCGGGGTCGTTCCAATTCTTCCTCTTCTCACAGGCGAAGTCTTCTCCAGCAAAATGAAAACCATATCCATCAGCATCTGTATCTCTTCATTCTATCTGGCTGCCATGATTATTGAAGGAATCTTCGAGACAATCACTTTTAAGAAGGGGTGGTATGTGGCATTCCTATCTTTTACGGTTATCGGATCACTTGGACTTTTATTTGTTATTGTGTTTCTACCAGAGACGAGAGCTAAGAGCCTCTCGCAGATTCAAAATGAATTGGCTGAGTATAGTTTCTTTATCACTTAGAGTATGAAGGGGAAGAGGCGAATGTCTGGATGTAGCGGCGAGAGTGCAATTAAGATGGTCAATCAAATGCGTTTACTTGAGTGAAGAAGTGTGAAACGtatggaaaaattcagtggaTAATCAGAGCGACTTCATTAAACTaattaggatttttcaattcgtcaattttataaataatcaacTACAAAGACAACTGAAGCTCAATGTCAGTAGAACAGTCTCGgagagaataaattttatttatgggaaatggaaaatctaTTCTCActattttgtttataatataTTCTGTCTTAATCGAATTGTTCGGTACATGTTTATTTTACtaccaaaattttaaattgccCTCAAGTACTAAATATTAATTGAGATGAATAGTCGCTTAATTGATGGAAGAATAAGGAAGTATTGTACATAAGCAGGCGATAACGTGCGGTCATTTGAATTTGTCAATTAAGTTACTGTAATGGTGAAAGTGATTATAAATAATGAAGTAATAAATTAGTACGAGCAAAATAGGAGTTTCTAAGTTAGCTTATAAAAATAAAGTGCCATGATTAAAGTTGATAAGtgagtttgaaaaaatataattgcacCGTAGTGCACTCAACTCACCCCTTGAAGCTGTGGAGACTCGTTAAATCATTCGAGGCGTGGTGTGCAGCAAAGGCAGAGTGTGCACAAAGTGCGATGCGATAGGGAAGAGACATCGAAACACACATCCATTtgaggattttatttttataaatttttttcaaaggtTGTATCAGGCAGGGTTGAACAgcaccattttttaaatatatttttggcaGTGCAAAGACATCACGTTGATAGACATTTAATAGAGACAAACATTGACTgttaattcatcattttaatCTTATTTCGATCAATTAATTGGATATGCATCTAtaaaattgattcatttttatagaaattaaTCCATCAATTCTAGGAAGCCgctaaataattatgaaatgttGTGACTAACAATAAGTTTGTGAATAAACATTGTCGTTTCCTATAAACACTAAAATGGAAATGtgaaattgtggaaaaaaattcaagcataattgtttatatttttttgaggatttttatgactaaaaaattttgaataaataatcataatatATTGGTGTAGCTaagatataaaattaaattattcttttCTTCGTATTATCAACTTTTTAACTCTCACATCTAAACATTTTATCGCAATTAGTCATGATGCTTTTTATTCACTAGCAATCAACACTTGGATCCTCATAAGACACCTGATTATCACAatgataataaacaaatttcacAAGACTCACTTGTTACACGTCAAATGGAAGAATCTTATAGTGCAAAATATTCAAGGGTTGCAAAATTAAGCATTCAGTGCTCTATGCTCTCGAGTATTTGCGAGTTAAAAAAAGTAAGGAAATTCGAGAGAGAATAAGATTAGAGTAAAAAGAAAGGGGAGAAATAGAGACGATAAGAAAATAACACTGAAGATTACTTACGCTATTTTTTCACTCGGCGATCTCCAGGGTACGTCGTCATCCATCTCGTCCTCGGACTCGTCTGCCTCGTGATCTAAGGACTCCTGGCCAGGTAGATGTAACGTTGAACTTGTCAACATATCCGGAACAGGAAGTATGCTAGGTCTTCTGCTACCTACAAAATAAGAAAGGCAGAAAATTATCAAACAGTAAATTACTACTATCGATTGTTCATCATTGTAGTTTTCCCGTCAACTTAAAATCCATTGTCGAGTATTATTAATTTCCGAATAAGAATTTTCAACTAACTTATTGGAAATTGATCGAATAACGATCGATAATTTGTTGTTTGCTCGGATAAAAAAAGATATGTTGTAATGAATATCTCCGTGCAGATGATGAATCAATATTTTCTCTTATTTATAATCATGTTAAAGTCATTTAAACCTCGTCTTTGCATCAATATCTCTGGACTCAGTAAATTTGGATTTGTATCCATTGAGCGTGGAACATCCAGATGATTCCCTGTTATTGGTGTTTGAGGGCTTGATCCACCGTCCCTCAAACATTGTCTTGAATCCGTTAAATTGGCTGGATCCAGGTACGTAGTTGCTAAAATCGTAATAACACAGAAAAACGTTGAATGATAATTCTCCCACACAGCCTTCAACTCGTAACTCGGTTAAATGTCATGGTTTCATAGGTCAAATTTTCTATTCCCGAGATACAATTGTTCAATTAAATAAGTCTACATATAATTTCTTCAAGTATAAATTGTTCTCTTTTCAAGAAACAGTTGCTACTTCTACATTATCTGATTGAATCATTCGAAGTGCTTTATCAATTGAATTACACCCACGAGGGGGTGCAGCATCGAGGGGAGGGATAGAGAGGTTGTTGTTCACATCGAACGCTTCAAGCGACAAAAAAACGAATTCAGCATGACTTCTCAGCGGCACTGATTCAATTTCCGAGAAGAAATCTCACATACACATACAATAGTCAATTAAAGCTAGTGTATTGACGATTTAATGCTGCCTAATTATCTGGAAATTTCACTCAACAACACTAAACTCCAGCTACGAAAAGACCAATAGAAATCAACTGACGAGGGGCCAATGAGAAACTTGAGAATGAATTGGTGGAAGCTAGAACTATCGAAAAGAAATCCACGaatagatttttatttctcttcggCCGTTCTCatttactattttttcgtgTTGGAAAACTGTGAAACCAATTTACACCGTTTTATTAGATTTCTATGGATTCCTTCGTGTGGAGTACTTTGTCCTCACAATCAGTTGTAAAAGCGTGTACTTTCACAGCACATAGAACACATCTCGCTATAAATTCCAAAGCTTCATGCGccattacaatattttttttctattattcatagaatttttctcaattattcaGACCCTtttgtgaatttatttcaatatttgaaattgTAGACAGCGAGCCTGTAAGcgcaattaaataaataattgatgtgATGAGGAACCTTAGAGACATAGGGGAGTTGTTCGCtgtttaataaatattatattaaattaGGTGGAGGATCCACCAATTGCTCCGgctctttattatttaaatgttcatTGTATATTTTCCGAGAGACTTTTATGAGGTTTCTAATTCCCTTTGGAAAACGTCTCTCTCAACTCCCCAGGTCTCCTTGACAAATAAATAACCAAACCATTGTCAGTAGTTTATGTGTAAACATCGTTGTTAGTGCTTAATTTCACGGGAAAGTACATCCGGGAAAATCGcatgtaaaaaaatcgaatcgaaTAGTGAAATGTATGCCATGATGTGACATTCTTAATCAtgctatttaaaaaattattgcagtcATCAACATATCCAGCATCACATAATAATAGTGCATTTACGGCATGGAAAAAAGCTCAATTTTTGGGAGACCAAATACATGATGTTTACACATAATTTCTTCactgatgaataaattaaccagataaatgatgaaaataaaaagacgaaaaaaagcACAGGCGCATGCGACACTCACGGTGGACATCGGATGCGAGTAGGTTGTGGTGTTGGAGTGTGGGCGTGCTAGGGAGGACCTGCAAGATAACCTGAGGCGGCGGCGGTGCTCCGGGCGGTGGTAAATGCAAACGTGGTTTGCCCGGAGACACCGGTTCACCCGCCTCACGTGGCGTATCGTACGACGATTTAAAACCATTAGAATATCTTCGATGCTGGCTAGCACCTATTCCAATTGTACCGTTCCCTCCTGATCCAGCTGCTGCTACTGTTGCTGACAGTGTCGTTGGTGTTGTCAAAGTAGTGGCCCCTGTGCCTGGTCCCGATGCTGTTCCCCCTTGGCCTGTTGATGTATCACCCTTGTTGTCCACGACTACTTGAGAGGGGTCTGACGGTTTGTCTTGATTATTTGCCACTACAAACGCTGAATTCTCCTCTTTTGTTATACTCATGTAGTAACATGTGTCAGTTTTCTTCATTATGTGGCGGGGacctgagaaatttttttatcattataaattcattgattgacGCTCTCTCATCTGCGAATTTGTTTCGCTTAAAAATTCGCGGCTGAAATTTATGGcgcaatttttggaaatttgtcACTTCAGACAGCGAAAAAGATGATTTTCTACTTGAAAAAAACGCGACAATTTCTTACGAATTATTTGACTAGTCACGTTTAATTAGGAACAATAAAAAGTTTTCTGTACTCCAAAAAAGTGgtagaagaaaatgaaaaaaaaaacagggatATAATTCCAACAAACTTTCCATGATTGCGTAAGTACAATTTTCTTCTCCAGTTTACGGGCGAATTTATACGGTGCCTCATGCAGGCGAAATCAATTATCAAAATAGATCGTTGATTACCCGGATTCAGTAGAATAGTGTCCTCGTAAAATTCCGGTAATTCTGCTGGTCTAACCGCCACAAGAGCCACACCATATTTCCGATGAGAGTGAAACGATGCATACGTAAACGATTTTCCCTCATACTCTCCGAAAAACCTCGAATCACCCAGAGTTATATGATATATCTCATTTCCCGAGCACTTGCCATAAAGCCGATGCCACTCCTCCTGCGACTGTTGTCCTTCTCTGACAGTTTCAAGGAAACATAACGTAAGATTAACATGAACTGGTGAATTATTAAAGTTGTGGACTAGATAAATTCAAATGGTATAAGAGTACTAACTGTCCACGTGATGTATGCAGAAGTAAGGTAACCAGCGTTGAAGCACCAGGACAAGTACAATTGTTAGCCAAAAGTGCATATTTGAACTCATCCTCGCATACGACGTGCTCAGCAAATTTAACGTGAAGCTTGTTCTCAGGACGGAAAATCTGTACGTACTGAGGTACATTTGGAGCAAAATCCTTTACAGCCCATGATCTGAAATTTTGTTGGTAGTTTTGTGCCTTCGGATTAATTTTATCCTTTCAAGTAATGGGAAAATTCGCCCGTCAGTAATAGATTTTGtcaggaaaaattgatatGTTAGttacaaaatgaaattttgttttctgaTTAACTGTGATCGTAGATAACTGGAGAAATTAATACCTGAATGGTTTAACAATTGACAATTTAATGTCCTTCGTCAATGCTTATTGATGTtctgattgaaataaataactaaataaaaattgtgaattccagtgattaaaaaaaaattttttttgttcagatAGGCTATCACACGTTCGGGAATTGATAGGAAAAATCAATTggttttaaaatatttgaaaaggcAGGCTTGGCATTTGCAAAATCTCACTGTTCACTCATTGTGATGACAAGTCAATTTTTCAGGCAAAAATTGCAAAGAAAACTGTTGTTAACTGTTGAACGAATTTTTTCACACATTCTTTgccactaaaaaaatattctcggaTGGAATAACATGTAGTTACCTGAGGATTGTATGCTCATCAGCGGCAGTTTTATCAGCATAATTCCTCGCCGCTAGGACGAAGCACGCCTCAGCCTCATTCATCCTAGCCCTAGCAAGGTCACCGTCCTTCAAACACGAACCCTGTATGTAAATAACCCTCTGTGCCCAAATTGGCACTTGAAGTATCATCCTCATCGTTGTATCTAATTCCATGGGTGACAGCAGTACAACGTAGTAATCCTAAGTGAATTTAGAAATACTCCCCGAATGAAATTGTTTTCGTAAAGGAAAACCCAGGAGGTAAATTGGTTGGGAATATTGTTTCAACTAAATGAACGATAAAATTGACTTTACTTGTAGCAGGGGATGGGCATAAAACTCGTTTAGAAAGTCCATTATAGTGTCCGCTTGGAGTGTTGTACTGCATACTACGACATGTTTCTCGCTCTGTGCACGGTGGGATGAATATGAACCTCCGAGTTTTTGACGCTCCATCCATGTAAATGCTAGTTGCTCGAACTATTTGCAGAcatataatgaaaattattaattattttagagAGTTGAAGATGATTATGAATGAACACTAACGAACATGTTTAGATGAGCGAACTAAAATTTGACTCAAGTCGAGACATCTGACTTGATGTCATTGAAactattggagtttacatttcgaatgtttatcaaaaattaattttcagatggAATGAATAGGTATTTGTACGACTAGTAtttcttttgaaaatatttttatgagaaaaaattctgggaagTTTGGGGGTGATGGGTTTGCTCTGTTTTCTGAATGTAtacagaggtgcatgagtgggaccattgttgatgagagacatcaggtccagggtgttgtatccctttagtCTATTAGTTAGTTCGTTTAAGGAGACGAAgcagagcggttgtgcctttccagcgtataaaataaaagagttCAAACGGGATTTACATATCTGATCATTTAAccattatcccatttccaataggaACTGAATCATATTGAAAATCGATAAACTCCAGcaattgatgaattaaatACCAAATTACCCCGGGTTCTAGCACTGGATTCAGGTTGAGTTAGACTTGATGTAAATAAATTCCGTGATCTGATTCAGGTTGAACTCAGATCAATTAAAGTAGATACTCCAAATTAATTCCTTTCAGGTGCGACTTGACTTACCTTTTTGTATGTGTGTTAAGTCAAGTCGCATTCTGCTTGAATCCCAAAAATTTAACAACTTGATTTAAATCGAGTTCTACTTGATTCAAGTAGATTTTACATCGAAAATTAGGCTGGATCGAGCTAAATTTGAGAAAAGTCTAAAACTTGATTCAGATGAGgtctaattaaattcaagtaGATTCTGGGATTGGGTTCAGTAACTAGTTACACCTGTCAATCCACCGTCACTCTCgtgaattcaataaattcgGTTAACGACACATTCCTTTGTAAACCGCCAATAGCTGTTGCGAACCGGTACACCTGTCTCGTTTGACCATTGGTGACAGATAGATTGCACATGGCGATCAGCTTCCCCATGCTTTTTCAACCCCTAACTCATCGGTAATCCAGAAATGCCGTCCAATGACCGACTGAGCTTCACGTCAAAGGACTTTTCCGTGGTTTTTATTGTGATAAATGACCGAGCATCGGAATGTAATCGGAACTAATATTCTGGAATGATTGATATCGCGGGGACAATGGTTTTACGTCTGTTGGAACATAATCGTTTACCTCCGGGGACTAAATTTATGGGCTTATCGATTGAGTTGAGGGGTAAtagaggaagagaaaaaaaggtGAGA
This DNA window, taken from Diachasmimorpha longicaudata isolate KC_UGA_2023 chromosome 8, iyDiaLong2, whole genome shotgun sequence, encodes the following:
- the LOC135165326 gene encoding facilitated trehalose transporter Tret1-2 homolog isoform X3, giving the protein MSHLALMVGAAVGGFSAGLFIVTSTMYVGEVTFPDQRGTVGSLATFFAYLGMVISTSISFFTIHQLVSLFMCFLSVGFLLTIYIWMIESPYYLYESGKTLEAKLALKALRGANHILEVDQEYKSMEKFFDFQATERPRTETTLKLVVTSSWRRIPASITMLLLCISQMVGGYAMNAYTKQFLNNVNPEISKIIVACLDLISVGLCVFLIEKIGRKPLLMFSIGGSSICCLILAIDAILYQANNNHLLYSSEKLVTLSIIIIYYASYSLGVVPILPLLTGEVFSSKMKTISISICISSFYLAAMIIEGIFETITFKKGWYVAFLSFTVIGSLGLLFVIVFLPETRAKSLSQIQNELAEYSFFIT